The region GCCGGGTGCTGGTGGTCGAAGGCGGCGAGCACGGCGAGCAGACGGTCGGGCGCGGACAGCGTGGTCATGAGTCCAGTTCGGCTTCCGCGACCCGTTGCAGGAGCGTGTGCAGGGTGTCCCGCTCGGCGGGGGCGAGCGGCTGGAGCAGGTCGTTGGTGACGCGCAGGCCCGCCTCGTCCGTGTCGCGCAGGAACGCCCGGCCGTCGTCCGTGAGGACGACGATCCGGCTGCGGCGGTCGTCCGGCGACGGGCGGCGCTCGGCGAAACCGAGCTTCTCCAGGTCGTCGACGAGTCCGACGATCGCACTCGGGTCGTAGCCG is a window of Streptomyces sp. NBC_00271 DNA encoding:
- a CDS encoding MarR family winged helix-turn-helix transcriptional regulator — encoded protein: MRGLHADTGYLLYRLGLRSGQLFNTFLQESGLRLRHYALLRFLATSEGALQRELSSRLGYDPSAIVGLVDDLEKLGFAERRPSPDDRRSRIVVLTDDGRAFLRDTDEAGLRVTNDLLQPLAPAERDTLHTLLQRVAEAELDS